A stretch of Chitinophaga caeni DNA encodes these proteins:
- a CDS encoding tetratricopeptide repeat protein, with translation MRSTTILILTIAMGLIACKTNQVPTATVQPYQVKDPSVLTQRADSLFFAAQRSKMLGDYRTAITQYSDYLKLDRYNPTVYYELARLLVEIKNPVVALSFARVAVKMEPENRWFQNTLADAYVLNEMYDSAAVVFDYLSKNYENNEDYLFNKAIFLAQANKPREAIAVYDTLEKKVGVVEEIIMQKQKLYLRVNDVGNATKEIKKLIDSNPLELRYYILLAEVYEANNYHTEAREYYNMVLDRDAYNPRALIALAKMAEREGKHYLFWDYLQCAFLSPDYNIDEKVAYVYPYLQMGTQDTVKLHEGILLAELVARTHPGEAKAYALLGDIYTQAAMDENAIAAYNHAVALDSTKFPVWYQLMYLYSKKDNPDSLLLTSSQVMKLFPSEFMGYYFNGLANYFKQDYGTAAQVLNRSVGLSNVESRLKADVYSLLGDIYHATGQNVKSDSCYELVLNIRPRDHLVMNNYSYYLSLRGENLEKAAKLSRQSLELQPDSPVYQDTYAWILFRQGKFSEARTWIEKALLHPDAQQDPDVLEHYGDILYNLKEVEKAVEYWQLAKSKGANSQGLARKIAEKRYIHPSTFLGKE, from the coding sequence ATGCGTAGCACCACCATCTTAATATTAACCATAGCCATGGGCCTGATTGCTTGTAAAACCAACCAGGTGCCTACCGCTACCGTGCAACCATACCAGGTTAAAGATCCTTCGGTGCTTACGCAAAGGGCTGATAGCTTGTTTTTTGCCGCCCAACGTTCCAAGATGCTGGGCGATTACAGGACTGCCATTACCCAATATTCTGATTACCTGAAGCTGGATCGTTATAATCCTACCGTTTATTACGAGTTAGCCAGGCTCTTGGTGGAAATAAAAAACCCGGTGGTAGCACTTAGCTTCGCGAGGGTGGCCGTAAAGATGGAACCGGAAAACCGCTGGTTCCAAAATACATTGGCGGATGCGTATGTACTGAATGAGATGTACGATAGCGCAGCCGTGGTATTTGATTACCTGAGTAAGAACTACGAGAATAACGAGGACTACTTATTCAATAAAGCGATCTTTTTGGCGCAGGCCAACAAACCCAGGGAAGCTATTGCCGTTTACGATACACTCGAAAAGAAAGTAGGCGTCGTGGAAGAGATCATTATGCAAAAGCAAAAATTGTATCTCCGGGTCAATGATGTTGGCAATGCTACCAAGGAAATCAAAAAATTAATTGATAGCAATCCACTCGAATTAAGATATTATATACTCCTGGCTGAAGTGTATGAAGCTAATAACTATCATACTGAAGCCAGGGAATATTATAACATGGTATTGGATAGGGATGCTTACAATCCCAGGGCATTAATTGCCCTCGCCAAGATGGCAGAACGCGAAGGGAAACATTACCTGTTTTGGGATTACCTGCAATGTGCCTTCCTAAGTCCCGATTATAATATCGATGAAAAAGTAGCCTATGTATACCCATATTTACAAATGGGTACGCAGGATACGGTGAAGTTACACGAAGGGATCTTATTGGCGGAATTAGTGGCCAGGACACATCCCGGGGAAGCTAAGGCATATGCCTTGCTGGGAGATATTTATACGCAAGCGGCGATGGATGAAAACGCTATTGCAGCATACAACCATGCCGTAGCATTAGATAGTACCAAGTTCCCGGTGTGGTACCAGTTGATGTACCTCTATTCCAAGAAAGACAATCCAGACTCCTTGCTATTAACAAGTAGCCAGGTGATGAAATTATTCCCTTCGGAATTTATGGGTTATTATTTCAATGGATTAGCTAATTATTTCAAGCAGGACTATGGCACAGCCGCCCAAGTATTGAACCGGTCCGTGGGCTTATCCAACGTGGAAAGTCGTTTGAAGGCAGATGTTTACAGCTTGCTAGGAGATATCTACCATGCTACCGGGCAAAATGTCAAATCCGATTCTTGTTATGAATTGGTGCTGAACATACGGCCAAGGGATCACCTCGTCATGAATAATTATAGTTATTATTTATCCTTGCGGGGGGAGAACCTTGAAAAGGCGGCCAAACTATCAAGGCAAAGTTTAGAATTACAACCGGACAGCCCGGTATATCAAGATACATATGCATGGATATTGTTTAGGCAGGGAAAATTCAGCGAAGCGAGAACATGGATTGAAAAAGCATTACTACATCCGGATGCACAACAAGATCCAGATGTATTAGAACATTACGGGGATATACTGTATAATTTAAAAGAAGTCGAGAAGGCCGTGGAATATTGGCAGTTAGCGAAATCCAAGGGAGCCAACTCTCAAGGTCTTGCCAGGAAAATAGCGGAGAAAAGATACATTCACCCCTCTACTTTCCTGGGAAAAGAATAA
- a CDS encoding DUF4292 domain-containing protein, with protein sequence MKQNVVLLFFVAMASLMIVSCRSSKKISRSDTGFPTKDSTGLKPGDSAWVDPELAQAILSKIRSRAIDFKTYSAKLKADYQTDKGESMNNLTVDINIIKDSLIWMSVNVSIFGEVARLKITPDSLQAVDRYHKVMYLRDMENAQDVLGIPFDFGTIQDLLVGNPVFLSDSITKIVTTSSLISFNSVQNGFNSLFNVYADDYGLQQSRVTSTDSLGTERSCELTYGNYKEVDGYQLPFTRRVFVEDKHLVKVALNFVRVELNKEKVTTSFNFPRNKFKQG encoded by the coding sequence ATGAAGCAGAACGTAGTATTACTATTTTTCGTAGCAATGGCAAGCTTGATGATTGTTTCATGCCGATCATCCAAAAAAATATCCAGGTCTGATACGGGATTCCCAACAAAAGACTCAACCGGCTTGAAACCGGGCGATAGCGCATGGGTAGATCCCGAATTAGCGCAAGCAATTCTCTCCAAGATCCGTAGCCGTGCCATCGACTTCAAAACTTATTCAGCAAAACTCAAAGCGGACTATCAAACGGATAAAGGTGAATCTATGAATAACCTTACCGTGGATATTAATATTATCAAGGACAGCCTAATCTGGATGTCGGTAAACGTCAGCATATTCGGGGAAGTAGCCCGCCTTAAAATTACACCCGACAGCCTGCAAGCGGTTGACAGGTATCATAAGGTGATGTATTTGAGGGATATGGAGAATGCGCAAGATGTACTAGGTATTCCTTTCGATTTCGGCACGATCCAGGATTTACTTGTAGGGAATCCTGTATTCTTATCCGATTCTATTACCAAGATAGTGACAACCAGCTCCCTGATCTCTTTCAATAGTGTTCAAAATGGCTTCAATAGCCTTTTTAACGTTTATGCCGATGATTACGGTTTGCAACAGAGCCGTGTTACCAGCACCGACAGCCTGGGCACGGAGCGTTCCTGCGAGCTCACATACGGCAACTATAAAGAAGTAGATGGTTACCAATTGCCATTTACGAGGCGCGTCTTCGTTGAAGACAAGCACCTTGTGAAAGTAGCGTTGAATTTCGTACGCGTGGAGTTGAACAAGGAAAAGGTGACTACAAGCTTTAACTTTCCGAGGAATAAATTCAAACAAGGATAG
- a CDS encoding murein hydrolase activator EnvC family protein produces the protein MTQFNKWITILFILIISSGGAIYAQNTQQSREELEKRKRELQLEIEEASKALKNTKKSSRESLAQLRVLKNKIELRSKLINNINSEINFINGDINKAQRDIKTLERDLDTLKKQYADLIVYAYKNRSSYAMLNFVFSAESFNDAVKRYEYLRQYREYRRRQAGTIVETQEQLQTKIENLKNQKDKRSLTLKTEQEQRNTLEKDKEEKDVVFNKLKAREKELTADLNKKKKDAAKVQAAVRAVIRREIEEARKKAAAEELARKKAAEAERKRKEEAAKKLAAQKAADNKSNEANNTTVAANPPAKEAAPEKPVDDDKPTRSINVLEATPEALALSENFEANKGKLPWPVANGVITGFFGRHRHPVIETIWMNNDGLIIATPKNEPVRAVFNGVVVNVYSAAGVGFAVLINHGKYFTNYVHLQSLRVKKGDKVTTGTILGTALTNEDNTGEIEFQVWRDINLQNPQPWILPK, from the coding sequence ATGACGCAATTCAATAAGTGGATTACCATTCTTTTCATCCTGATCATTAGCTCGGGAGGCGCTATTTATGCTCAAAATACCCAGCAGTCAAGGGAAGAATTGGAAAAACGGAAACGCGAATTGCAACTGGAAATAGAAGAAGCTAGCAAAGCGCTAAAAAACACTAAAAAATCTTCCAGGGAAAGCCTGGCGCAACTCCGCGTATTAAAAAATAAAATCGAGCTGAGATCCAAGCTAATAAACAATATCAACTCTGAAATCAACTTTATCAACGGGGATATCAACAAGGCACAAAGAGATATCAAAACCCTTGAAAGAGATCTCGATACATTGAAAAAACAATATGCCGACCTCATCGTGTATGCTTATAAAAACAGGAGCTCTTACGCGATGCTCAACTTTGTTTTCAGTGCTGAAAGCTTTAACGATGCCGTGAAAAGGTATGAATACCTGCGCCAATACCGTGAATATCGCCGTAGGCAGGCCGGGACTATCGTTGAAACCCAGGAGCAATTGCAAACAAAAATCGAAAATCTCAAAAATCAGAAGGATAAGCGTTCCCTTACACTTAAAACGGAGCAGGAACAAAGGAATACATTAGAAAAAGATAAAGAAGAGAAAGACGTTGTTTTCAATAAACTTAAAGCCAGGGAAAAAGAATTAACGGCAGACCTTAATAAAAAGAAAAAAGATGCGGCCAAAGTTCAGGCCGCCGTAAGGGCCGTGATCCGCCGGGAAATTGAAGAGGCCAGGAAAAAAGCCGCCGCGGAAGAACTTGCCAGGAAGAAAGCTGCGGAAGCAGAAAGAAAACGCAAAGAAGAAGCAGCTAAAAAACTGGCAGCCCAGAAAGCTGCTGATAATAAATCGAACGAGGCCAATAATACCACCGTGGCTGCCAATCCCCCTGCCAAAGAAGCCGCACCGGAAAAACCTGTAGACGATGATAAACCCACGAGGAGCATTAACGTATTAGAAGCTACACCTGAAGCATTAGCGCTGTCTGAAAACTTTGAAGCGAATAAAGGGAAACTTCCATGGCCTGTTGCTAATGGAGTGATTACAGGCTTCTTCGGTAGACACCGCCACCCTGTTATTGAAACTATCTGGATGAATAATGATGGATTGATTATAGCAACTCCTAAAAACGAGCCGGTAAGAGCTGTGTTCAACGGTGTTGTCGTAAACGTGTATTCCGCTGCCGGTGTAGGTTTCGCGGTATTGATCAATCACGGGAAATATTTCACTAACTACGTTCACTTACAATCGCTCCGCGTTAAGAAAGGCGATAAGGTTACCACGGGAACCATCCTCGGCACGGCCTTGACAAACGAAGATAATACCGGGGAAATAGAGTTCCAGGTTTGGAGGGATATCAATTTACAAAATCCCCAACCTTGGATTTTACCTAAATAA
- a CDS encoding glycoside hydrolase family 76 protein translates to MNLFVQFFFTMAIFFAGKRQPGELPGNKENWTKNADAAYQSLIQNFYNTGGHYFNENNSGGKKFHYWRNAHALDVLTDVYIRTKKKSVKKYMDELVSGMYIQNGNSYIIDYYDDMEWMALACIRAFEATGDKKYKDIADLLWIDIKTGWDDTWGGGFFWNKERKNKNTPANAPACIIAARLYQLDHNPAELAWAKKIYRWQKDQLVDPATGLVWDGLDAGGTNKDWKFTYNQGVFIGSGVELYKITGDEGYIKDALKTAHHSLSADITKNGILKDEGGGDGGLFKGILVRNLVLLIKDGNIAEADMKLFGGFLLHNALVLWLQGTSQPGVIFGANWSKKVTNTDTSTQLSGEMLLEAIVSLGNMERL, encoded by the coding sequence ATGAACTTATTCGTACAGTTTTTTTTCACAATGGCCATATTTTTTGCTGGAAAACGGCAGCCCGGGGAGTTACCCGGCAATAAAGAAAATTGGACTAAAAATGCGGATGCCGCGTATCAATCGCTGATTCAAAATTTTTATAACACCGGGGGACACTATTTTAATGAAAACAATAGCGGTGGTAAAAAATTTCATTACTGGAGGAATGCACATGCCCTGGATGTGTTGACGGACGTTTATATCCGCACCAAAAAGAAGTCCGTGAAAAAATATATGGATGAACTGGTTTCCGGGATGTATATTCAAAATGGAAATTCTTATATCATAGATTATTATGATGATATGGAATGGATGGCATTGGCTTGCATCCGTGCATTTGAAGCTACCGGGGATAAAAAATACAAGGATATAGCCGATTTATTGTGGATTGATATCAAGACCGGTTGGGATGATACTTGGGGTGGAGGATTTTTTTGGAATAAGGAAAGGAAAAATAAAAATACCCCTGCAAATGCTCCCGCCTGTATAATCGCAGCCAGGTTATACCAGCTTGATCATAATCCTGCTGAACTGGCTTGGGCAAAAAAAATATACCGGTGGCAAAAGGATCAATTAGTAGATCCCGCAACCGGCTTGGTTTGGGATGGGTTGGATGCCGGGGGAACCAATAAGGATTGGAAGTTTACTTATAACCAGGGCGTATTTATCGGCTCCGGTGTTGAACTGTATAAAATTACCGGGGATGAGGGATATATAAAGGATGCGCTGAAAACGGCCCACCATTCTTTATCTGCCGATATCACAAAAAATGGCATACTAAAAGACGAAGGTGGCGGTGATGGTGGATTATTTAAAGGAATATTGGTGAGGAACCTGGTCTTATTAATCAAGGATGGAAATATCGCTGAAGCCGACATGAAATTATTTGGAGGTTTCTTGTTACATAATGCCCTTGTACTTTGGTTGCAAGGCACATCGCAGCCGGGAGTCATATTCGGCGCAAATTGGTCTAAAAAGGTAACGAATACAGACACTAGCACCCAGCTTAGCGGCGAAATGTTGTTAGAAGCAATCGTTAGTTTGGGGAACATGGAACGGCTTTAA
- a CDS encoding ABC transporter permease, protein MWKQYLSITWRKLRIQRLYSIVNLAGLTIGLVACWCICLYIYDELKYDKFYPKADRIFRLVSHQSWPKGALHLATTSAPFAGAIMQDYPEVENTTRFSTEGGGIVKVDENQVPIDGIYFTDSSVFKVFDYPLLYGNPATALSRPNTIVLTESLAVQLFGNAGHAIDQTLQIDEQELTVTGVMKDIPEQSHLKFKALRSWPVTNDPNSWLYFDIYTYLLLHEGSHLENQLSSFYPKYLAGKMEVNSFRFELQPITSIHLNSHLDYELSANGNFKTIYIFSFIAFLILIIACINYINISTAKAGVRMKEIGVRKSLGSGSLQLTQMFLLESFMVTTFAALLAIASLYFVLPSFNQLTGKNIRLDDIATNKLALAVLGFIVVVGATAGIFPALLLAKTKAIRALQEISKFKSYSSYTRKSLVVFQFSTAIILITISAIVALQMRYVNKTNLGFNKESSLVFHIQSMQVRKNIDALKTELAKASFIKSVAASSNAIGTNFLGSMGYSGQLDDGSYSPNIIANDLYVDENFLQTLDIQLLKGRNFDLQSGDLEHGIIINETFAKKLGIKDPVGKIIRYQTDSKGTLTQRQITGVIKDFHVYSLQHSIIPLALKLPMSREMEDNIFVKFEAGHATEAIDYIKSVYKKFDSYPLDVHFVNENFAAHYKKEQQQGSVLLTFTFLAVFIACLGLFGLAAFMAEQRTKEIGVRKVLGATTYQIVWMMSIDFLKLVLIAALIAIPLAWWGGFSWLLNFAYHVKIHWWLFVLSGFLAGIIAFVTIGFQAVKSAKANPAKSLRTQ, encoded by the coding sequence ATGTGGAAACAATACCTTTCTATCACTTGGCGTAAACTTCGTATACAACGTTTGTATAGTATTGTAAATCTCGCGGGGTTAACGATTGGATTAGTAGCTTGTTGGTGTATATGCCTGTATATTTATGATGAATTAAAGTATGATAAATTTTATCCCAAAGCCGACAGGATCTTCCGATTGGTAAGTCATCAATCTTGGCCTAAAGGAGCCCTGCACCTTGCTACAACTTCAGCACCATTTGCAGGGGCAATCATGCAAGACTATCCCGAAGTTGAAAATACAACCCGTTTTTCAACCGAGGGAGGAGGCATAGTGAAAGTTGATGAAAACCAGGTGCCCATAGATGGTATTTATTTTACAGACTCCAGCGTGTTCAAGGTTTTCGACTACCCCTTGTTATATGGTAATCCAGCTACAGCTTTGTCACGACCCAACACTATTGTTCTTACAGAATCATTAGCTGTACAACTTTTCGGGAATGCCGGCCATGCCATTGATCAAACCTTGCAAATAGATGAACAAGAACTAACGGTGACCGGTGTTATGAAAGACATTCCGGAGCAAAGCCACTTGAAGTTCAAAGCCCTAAGGTCCTGGCCGGTTACTAATGATCCAAACAGTTGGCTATACTTTGATATTTATACCTACCTATTGCTACATGAAGGTTCACATCTTGAAAACCAGTTGAGCAGTTTTTACCCTAAGTATTTAGCTGGCAAGATGGAAGTAAATTCATTCCGGTTCGAGCTGCAACCGATCACGTCCATACATTTAAATTCACATTTGGATTATGAATTAAGCGCTAACGGGAATTTTAAAACGATCTATATTTTTTCCTTTATAGCATTCTTAATATTGATCATTGCATGTATCAATTATATCAATATCAGCACCGCGAAAGCAGGCGTAAGGATGAAGGAAATAGGAGTAAGGAAATCGCTGGGCTCAGGAAGCTTACAATTAACACAAATGTTTTTGTTGGAATCTTTTATGGTAACAACATTTGCCGCTTTATTGGCTATTGCTTCGCTCTATTTTGTACTGCCGTCTTTTAACCAGTTAACTGGAAAAAACATAAGGCTAGATGATATTGCCACCAACAAGCTGGCGCTAGCCGTGCTTGGCTTCATTGTTGTAGTCGGCGCTACCGCGGGCATATTCCCGGCGCTCTTACTTGCCAAAACAAAGGCGATACGCGCTTTGCAAGAAATATCTAAGTTCAAAAGTTATTCTTCTTATACCCGTAAGAGCTTGGTAGTATTTCAATTTTCAACAGCAATAATCCTAATTACAATTTCGGCTATAGTAGCGCTACAAATGCGTTATGTTAATAAAACTAACCTGGGATTTAACAAGGAAAGCAGCTTGGTTTTCCACATTCAAAGTATGCAGGTACGGAAAAATATCGATGCATTGAAGACCGAATTAGCCAAGGCTTCTTTTATAAAATCCGTGGCTGCATCCAGCAATGCTATCGGTACCAACTTCCTTGGCAGCATGGGTTATTCGGGGCAACTGGATGATGGTAGTTATTCTCCAAATATCATAGCGAATGATTTATATGTAGATGAAAATTTCCTTCAAACGCTGGATATACAGTTGTTGAAGGGCAGAAACTTCGACCTGCAATCCGGCGATCTTGAACATGGCATTATCATCAATGAAACCTTTGCCAAAAAATTAGGCATCAAAGACCCGGTCGGTAAAATTATCCGTTACCAAACTGATTCTAAGGGAACACTGACCCAGCGGCAGATCACCGGGGTGATAAAGGATTTCCATGTTTACTCTTTACAACATAGCATTATTCCATTAGCGCTGAAGCTGCCCATGTCGAGGGAAATGGAGGATAATATATTCGTGAAATTTGAAGCCGGGCATGCCACGGAAGCTATTGATTATATTAAATCAGTTTATAAGAAATTTGATTCTTATCCTTTGGATGTGCATTTTGTAAATGAAAATTTTGCGGCACATTATAAGAAAGAACAGCAACAGGGATCCGTATTACTTACTTTCACTTTTTTAGCCGTTTTCATTGCATGCTTAGGGCTGTTCGGGTTAGCTGCCTTTATGGCTGAACAGCGAACAAAAGAAATCGGCGTGAGAAAAGTTTTGGGCGCTACCACTTATCAAATCGTATGGATGATGTCTATAGACTTTTTGAAACTTGTACTCATTGCTGCTTTAATCGCAATTCCATTGGCATGGTGGGGCGGGTTTTCATGGCTATTAAATTTTGCTTACCATGTAAAAATCCATTGGTGGCTATTTGTATTATCCGGATTCTTGGCAGGTATAATTGCATTCGTAACAATCGGTTTCCAGGCTGTTAAAAGCGCTAAAGCAAATCCTGCCAAAAGTTTACGCACGCAATAA
- a CDS encoding DUF4241 domain-containing protein yields MDTVKYPVYLEEAFSGSFTYTDEEDDLYNFYLHTVGNIHVFDGKIIACDALTLEADEAFTITFPKGEFPVELAIAKVSDDERVGFARIKFNEQSPVRWEYALVEGQDPESIENGIIFGYPVDSGVGSFMDTSGHEAFANFYENDPTALDTISDLLDKNYADTRSWAVWNNKNNNVIYFTTGWGDGTYQSYVGFDKDDKICRLVTDFGLLDWPE; encoded by the coding sequence ATGGATACCGTAAAATACCCGGTTTACTTGGAAGAAGCTTTTTCGGGGAGCTTTACTTACACGGATGAAGAGGATGATTTGTATAATTTCTATTTGCATACGGTAGGTAATATCCACGTATTTGACGGCAAGATTATCGCTTGTGATGCTTTAACACTAGAGGCTGATGAAGCTTTTACGATTACTTTTCCCAAGGGGGAATTCCCTGTAGAATTGGCTATTGCCAAGGTTTCTGATGATGAAAGGGTAGGGTTTGCCCGTATTAAATTCAATGAACAATCGCCGGTACGCTGGGAATATGCCTTGGTTGAAGGGCAAGATCCTGAAAGCATCGAGAACGGTATTATTTTCGGCTATCCTGTTGACTCGGGTGTTGGCAGTTTCATGGACACCTCCGGTCATGAAGCATTTGCCAATTTTTACGAAAATGATCCTACAGCTTTGGATACAATCAGCGATTTATTGGATAAAAACTACGCCGATACCCGTTCATGGGCCGTATGGAACAACAAGAATAATAACGTGATTTATTTCACTACTGGTTGGGGCGATGGCACTTACCAATCCTATGTCGGTTTTGATAAGGATGATAAAATATGCCGTTTAGTGACCGACTTCGGGCTGTTGGATTGGCCGGAATAG
- a CDS encoding FadR/GntR family transcriptional regulator, with protein sequence MEYSPLNKASLAETIAQKLQERIISGKYLVGEKLPTEPELMDLFGVGRSSIREAIRILVNTGYIIVKQGSGTYVKTNTAPNDLSKRLQLAALQDLVEVRQWLEVKIAEKAAKERSPKDILQMQEALQRRWEFAQAGEVQACISADIQFHSAIAVAAKNAITLELYRTIAQHIQQNFTDLYHDTSTFLETQQLHQALLDAIIAQDQERAWHCAREITGHMQEYKFRNNIEH encoded by the coding sequence ATGGAATATTCACCCTTAAATAAGGCCTCGTTGGCCGAGACGATCGCCCAAAAATTGCAGGAAAGAATCATTTCGGGGAAATACCTGGTAGGAGAAAAACTACCTACCGAACCGGAACTGATGGATCTTTTCGGCGTCGGTCGCTCTTCCATCCGCGAGGCGATCAGGATCTTGGTAAATACTGGTTATATCATCGTAAAACAAGGTAGCGGCACTTATGTAAAAACGAATACGGCGCCAAACGACCTATCGAAACGCTTGCAACTCGCTGCACTGCAAGATTTAGTGGAAGTGCGCCAATGGCTGGAAGTAAAGATCGCGGAAAAAGCGGCCAAGGAAAGATCCCCCAAGGATATTCTCCAGATGCAGGAAGCCTTGCAACGCCGTTGGGAGTTTGCCCAGGCCGGCGAGGTTCAAGCCTGTATTTCGGCAGATATTCAATTCCATAGCGCGATCGCGGTCGCCGCAAAAAATGCTATCACCTTGGAACTATACCGTACAATCGCGCAACATATCCAACAAAACTTCACGGATCTGTACCACGATACATCGACTTTCTTAGAAACCCAGCAATTGCACCAAGCCTTACTAGATGCCATCATTGCCCAAGACCAGGAAAGAGCTTGGCATTGTGCCAGGGAAATTACCGGCCATATGCAAGAATATAAATTTCGTAACAACATAGAACACTAA
- a CDS encoding MFS transporter, whose protein sequence is MQTTLQEDQKVAAQEAAKQTVFSILIMLSFTHLLNDTIQSLIPSIYPILKDSLQLSFTQVGLITLTYQLTASILQPVVGLYTDKHPQPYSLAIGMSFTLLGIVCLSFAHNFPFVLLSVALVGVGSSVFHPEASRLAYMSSGGRHGMAQSLFQVGGNAGSSLGPLLAAWIIVPLGQVSVLFFSAAALIAIGVMLYISKWYKQNIHHLRPKPKVKSLQTGNDLPRKTVAISIGILLFLIFSKYFYMASMTSYYTFYLIDKFGVSVQSAQVYLFVFLFAIAAGTFIGGPVGDKIGRKYVIWISILGVAPFTLLLPYASLGWTVVLSVCIGVILSSAFSAILVYAQELIPGKVGMIAGLFFGLAFGMGGIGSAVIGKLADATSIEYVYKVCSYLPLLGLLTMFLPNLEKHKVKG, encoded by the coding sequence ATGCAAACAACATTACAGGAGGATCAAAAGGTAGCGGCCCAAGAAGCGGCCAAGCAAACCGTTTTTTCTATCCTTATCATGCTTAGTTTCACCCACTTATTGAACGATACTATCCAATCGTTGATCCCTTCGATTTACCCGATACTGAAAGATTCCCTGCAATTGTCATTTACCCAGGTAGGGTTAATCACCCTAACTTACCAGCTTACTGCTTCGATCCTACAACCGGTCGTGGGTTTATATACGGACAAGCACCCGCAACCCTATTCATTAGCGATAGGGATGAGCTTTACATTGCTGGGAATAGTATGTTTATCTTTTGCACATAATTTCCCATTCGTGCTATTATCCGTTGCCCTGGTAGGGGTAGGCTCTTCCGTTTTCCACCCCGAAGCCTCTCGCTTGGCATATATGTCATCCGGCGGACGTCACGGGATGGCGCAATCTTTATTCCAAGTGGGAGGTAACGCGGGAAGCTCCCTAGGACCGTTGTTAGCAGCTTGGATCATCGTTCCACTAGGGCAGGTTTCCGTTTTATTCTTTTCCGCGGCAGCCTTGATAGCCATCGGGGTAATGCTCTATATAAGTAAATGGTACAAACAAAACATCCATCATTTGCGCCCGAAACCGAAGGTAAAAAGCTTGCAAACCGGGAACGATCTACCCAGGAAGACCGTGGCTATTTCGATAGGAATCTTATTATTCCTGATATTTTCGAAATATTTCTACATGGCCAGTATGACGAGTTATTACACCTTTTACCTGATCGATAAATTCGGCGTATCGGTACAATCAGCACAGGTATACCTATTCGTATTCTTATTCGCGATTGCCGCCGGCACCTTTATAGGCGGCCCGGTAGGCGACAAGATCGGCCGTAAATACGTTATCTGGATTTCTATACTCGGCGTTGCCCCGTTTACATTACTCTTACCTTACGCAAGTTTAGGCTGGACCGTAGTACTTAGCGTATGCATCGGCGTCATTTTATCATCGGCCTTCTCAGCGATCCTGGTATATGCACAGGAGTTGATCCCCGGTAAAGTCGGCATGATTGCAGGATTATTTTTCGGATTAGCCTTTGGAATGGGAGGAATCGGTTCCGCGGTAATTGGTAAACTGGCAGATGCAACCAGTATCGAGTATGTTTACAAGGTATGCTCTTATTTACCCTTACTGGGATTACTTACAATGTTCCTTCCCAATTTAGAAAAGCATAAGGTTAAGGGTTGA
- a CDS encoding helix-turn-helix domain-containing protein, producing MNILHQPGPWVHEGLLLRKLLKKKNMSVVDFRKLMGFSYQSAQYHLRKEAIKRSTLEKFLEKLETDPNEFYGLQQGGKPVHYQFHHGKRLLEMLDKMGFNKTRFAKRLGVTRQKIYELFQTTIFESAMLLQICDTLGISMDHFETPNEMVAEPNVEAPPKEVNYRVKYYRVMEKKYELEELCDLLTAEKNSLQQALQTLQVANKSLQQELSQLRKKN from the coding sequence ATGAACATCTTGCATCAACCCGGGCCATGGGTTCATGAGGGATTGTTGTTGCGCAAGTTGCTGAAAAAGAAAAATATGTCGGTAGTGGATTTTCGGAAACTGATGGGCTTTTCTTACCAGTCGGCGCAATATCACCTAAGGAAAGAGGCCATTAAAAGAAGTACCTTGGAAAAGTTCTTGGAGAAGCTGGAAACTGATCCGAATGAATTTTACGGCTTGCAACAGGGTGGAAAACCGGTACATTATCAATTTCATCATGGAAAGCGTTTATTGGAAATGTTGGATAAGATGGGTTTCAACAAAACCCGTTTTGCCAAAAGGCTCGGTGTTACCCGGCAAAAGATTTACGAACTGTTTCAAACTACTATTTTCGAGTCGGCCATGTTGCTGCAAATCTGCGATACACTTGGTATCAGTATGGATCACTTTGAGACACCGAATGAAATGGTTGCAGAACCCAATGTGGAAGCCCCTCCCAAGGAAGTTAATTACCGGGTCAAATACTACAGGGTCATGGAGAAGAAATATGAACTGGAAGAATTATGTGATTTGTTAACCGCAGAAAAAAATTCTTTACAGCAAGCTTTACAAACCCTGCAAGTTGCAAATAAATCATTGCAACAGGAACTCTCGCAACTCCGTAAGAAAAATTAA